One genomic window of Polyangium aurulentum includes the following:
- a CDS encoding zf-HC2 domain-containing protein, producing MDCQKFDQVVMDALYEELDELTYAALRRHVEACSRCAEIWNGLRATREAAVLPIEQPSEALEARILAAVNVAQQTTPWHRKALRALAWAGSHAMRPQLAMAALFVLVIGSSLLLLRAKPGTVGTSPVRVTEHGVPVPDQNDEVAQAPAAAPIAAPAAIPAQPAPEEAGRRSGDATEKREAQKGDDAQKALADARAARDQSGCGSAVRLYDEVGARFPGTPQAADAMWEAAQCQKNLGNGDKARELLLTLRSRDGYKERAEEALREGEGAATNSGAGQMANRAPAAAAPTAGSVAAAQPAEAEEPAALDDVDAKATTKSAPGGGPGGNVKAAPAPKRAAPASVDTGF from the coding sequence ATGGATTGCCAGAAGTTCGACCAGGTCGTGATGGATGCGCTCTACGAGGAGCTCGACGAGCTCACGTACGCCGCGCTCCGCCGGCATGTGGAGGCGTGCTCGCGCTGCGCCGAGATCTGGAACGGGCTGCGCGCGACGCGCGAGGCCGCGGTGCTGCCGATCGAACAGCCGAGCGAGGCCCTCGAGGCCCGCATCCTCGCCGCCGTGAACGTCGCCCAGCAGACGACCCCCTGGCATCGCAAGGCGCTGCGCGCCCTCGCCTGGGCCGGCAGCCACGCGATGCGCCCGCAGCTCGCGATGGCCGCGCTCTTCGTGCTCGTCATCGGCTCGAGCCTCCTGCTCCTGCGCGCCAAGCCCGGCACGGTGGGCACCTCGCCCGTGCGCGTGACCGAGCACGGCGTGCCCGTGCCCGACCAAAACGACGAGGTCGCGCAAGCGCCCGCCGCTGCGCCCATCGCCGCCCCTGCAGCCATCCCCGCCCAGCCGGCCCCAGAAGAGGCTGGCCGGCGAAGCGGCGACGCGACGGAGAAACGCGAAGCGCAGAAGGGCGACGACGCGCAGAAGGCGCTCGCGGATGCGCGCGCGGCGCGCGATCAATCCGGCTGCGGCTCGGCCGTGCGCCTCTACGACGAAGTGGGCGCGCGCTTCCCGGGCACGCCGCAGGCGGCCGACGCGATGTGGGAGGCCGCGCAGTGCCAGAAGAACCTCGGCAACGGCGATAAAGCGCGCGAGTTGCTGCTGACGCTGCGCTCGCGCGACGGCTACAAGGAGCGCGCGGAAGAGGCGCTGCGCGAGGGCGAGGGCGCCGCGACGAACTCCGGCGCGGGCCAGATGGCGAACCGCGCGCCGGCCGCCGCAGCGCCGACCGCGGGCAGCGTCGCGGCCGCGCAGCCTGCGGAAGCGGAGGAGCCCGCAGCCTTGGATGACGTCGATGCCAAGGCCACCACCAAGTCCGCGCCCGGCGGCGGCCCTGGAGGCAACGTCAAGGCCGCGCCCGCGCCGAAACGCGCGGCCCCCGCCTCCGTCGACACGGGCTTCTGA
- a CDS encoding glycosyltransferase family 39 protein, translated as MEASESDQDAADDAPRERAAPPAPTSPAPAPQRRSSTWPRPLALAIAAAVLFTTLHRSGIWDPYELDSADLSRRIAVNVFKAQHLALPDAMNEMPTLSDLRMGELPFTSMALGFELFGLHDWSGRLPLAVWGFVGVWALYELLARLSGRHAGVYGAIALVTMPLYFMQARTMLGDIVTMSALSLAFAGLVGALFDGARKTGPDGVEEAAKGTLLVKALWLVPAAIGLVAGYMSRGYLIGVAVPALSAGITWAVLRLGAGRKRPLEATDVIGALALAGGLVAAWAGIALIIRTAPDAPLPRGLAVTLLKKSSADATFDRTIRHLGHALFPWSAFLPFAVGRLFRAPVELASPARDRETGLRVALLVGATVAYAAYAAIAPHAAFIPFSGVALFAGIAALALADFERGAPPSRALALGTILLVFVLYRDMTLDPSRAFSVFEVEKPSFPKGFEPASASAMRTCAALFAGLVGLAWFEAQPSTQPGSLRRWANERVEAYRSAVQEVTRIWNGNLLFALVVLEAALVGLGAMLFLGTRLGWASVAKLPRNFIDLGLNAWWALPLACAFLPAVLVTARDLFRVIISRTGLPRAAGVALGAVVAGAILAFGYYPALAAQLSPKEVFDAYARLERPGEPLGLLGVRARSIAYYHQGGEVTSFSDPASAFSWLTEGQGRRWMIMKADDLPRLNSLHRQRAGKNLPVLDARSSQILLISNDLGGRPNANPLAQTVLDEPPSPARPLDVGFEDQLDLLGWEVTDADGRVVDSVVPQRKYHMRFYFRVLKPISGSWKAFLHIDGFQRRFNGDHAVLDGKYAINLWQPNDVIVDDYVFELEPNFTPGDYTVFFGFFSGDSRFKVSRGQHHENRVIAGALRVR; from the coding sequence ATGGAAGCCTCCGAGAGCGACCAGGACGCCGCCGACGACGCGCCGCGCGAGCGGGCCGCACCTCCCGCCCCGACGAGCCCGGCCCCTGCACCACAGCGCCGGTCCTCGACCTGGCCGCGCCCTCTCGCGCTCGCCATCGCCGCCGCGGTGCTGTTCACGACCCTGCACAGAAGCGGCATCTGGGACCCGTACGAGCTGGACTCGGCCGATCTGTCGCGGCGGATCGCGGTGAACGTCTTCAAGGCGCAGCACCTCGCCCTGCCCGACGCGATGAACGAGATGCCGACCCTCAGCGATCTGCGCATGGGAGAGCTGCCGTTCACGTCGATGGCGCTCGGCTTCGAGCTCTTCGGCCTGCACGACTGGAGCGGTCGGCTGCCGCTCGCCGTGTGGGGGTTCGTCGGCGTCTGGGCGCTCTACGAGCTGCTCGCGCGCCTCTCGGGCCGCCACGCCGGCGTCTACGGCGCGATCGCGCTCGTCACCATGCCGCTCTACTTCATGCAGGCACGCACGATGCTCGGCGACATCGTGACCATGTCGGCCCTGTCGCTCGCGTTCGCGGGCCTCGTCGGCGCGCTCTTCGACGGCGCGCGCAAGACAGGGCCCGACGGCGTCGAGGAAGCAGCGAAGGGCACGCTCCTCGTCAAGGCGCTCTGGCTCGTTCCGGCCGCGATCGGCCTCGTCGCAGGCTACATGTCGCGCGGGTACTTGATCGGCGTCGCCGTGCCGGCGCTCTCGGCGGGCATCACCTGGGCCGTTCTGCGGCTCGGCGCGGGGCGAAAGAGACCGCTGGAAGCGACGGACGTGATCGGCGCGCTCGCGCTCGCGGGCGGCCTCGTGGCCGCGTGGGCCGGCATCGCGCTGATCATCCGCACCGCGCCCGACGCCCCGCTGCCGCGCGGCCTCGCCGTGACCCTGCTCAAGAAATCGAGCGCCGACGCCACCTTCGATCGCACGATCCGACACCTCGGGCACGCGCTCTTCCCCTGGAGCGCGTTCCTGCCGTTCGCCGTCGGCCGGCTGTTCCGCGCGCCCGTCGAGCTCGCCTCGCCCGCGCGCGATCGAGAGACGGGCCTGCGCGTCGCCCTGCTCGTCGGCGCGACGGTCGCCTACGCCGCCTACGCCGCGATCGCGCCTCACGCCGCGTTCATCCCCTTCAGCGGCGTCGCCCTCTTCGCCGGCATCGCCGCCCTCGCGCTCGCCGACTTCGAGCGCGGCGCCCCGCCCTCGCGCGCGCTCGCCCTCGGCACGATCCTGCTCGTGTTCGTGCTCTACCGCGACATGACCCTCGATCCGAGCCGCGCCTTCAGCGTGTTCGAGGTCGAGAAGCCCTCGTTCCCGAAGGGCTTCGAGCCCGCGAGCGCGTCGGCGATGCGGACGTGCGCGGCCCTGTTCGCGGGCCTCGTCGGACTCGCGTGGTTCGAGGCGCAGCCCTCGACGCAGCCCGGATCGCTCCGGCGCTGGGCCAACGAGCGCGTCGAGGCCTACCGGAGCGCCGTCCAGGAGGTCACGAGGATCTGGAACGGCAACCTCCTCTTCGCGCTGGTCGTGCTGGAGGCGGCGCTCGTGGGCCTCGGCGCGATGCTCTTCCTCGGCACGCGCCTCGGCTGGGCGTCGGTGGCCAAGCTGCCCCGCAACTTCATCGACCTCGGGCTGAACGCCTGGTGGGCCCTGCCCCTCGCGTGCGCGTTCCTCCCCGCCGTGCTCGTCACGGCCCGCGATCTGTTCCGCGTCATCATCTCGCGCACGGGCCTGCCGCGCGCCGCGGGCGTGGCGCTCGGCGCGGTCGTCGCGGGCGCCATCCTCGCGTTCGGCTACTACCCCGCGCTCGCCGCGCAGCTCTCACCGAAGGAGGTCTTCGACGCCTACGCGCGCCTCGAGCGCCCCGGCGAGCCGCTCGGCCTGCTCGGCGTGCGCGCCCGCTCGATCGCCTACTATCACCAGGGCGGCGAGGTCACCTCCTTCTCCGATCCGGCGTCGGCGTTCTCGTGGCTCACCGAGGGGCAGGGGCGGCGCTGGATGATCATGAAGGCCGACGATCTGCCGCGCCTGAACTCGCTGCACCGCCAGCGCGCGGGCAAGAACCTGCCCGTGCTCGACGCCCGCTCGAGCCAGATCCTTTTGATCTCCAACGATCTCGGCGGCCGCCCGAACGCGAACCCGCTCGCGCAGACCGTGCTCGACGAGCCACCATCGCCGGCACGCCCGCTCGACGTCGGGTTCGAGGATCAGCTCGACCTCCTCGGCTGGGAGGTGACCGACGCCGATGGGCGCGTCGTCGACAGCGTGGTCCCGCAGCGCAAGTACCACATGCGCTTCTATTTCCGCGTGCTGAAGCCCATCTCTGGAAGCTGGAAGGCCTTCTTGCACATCGACGGCTTCCAGCGCCGGTTCAACGGCGACCATGCCGTCCTCGATGGGAAATACGCGATCAATCTATGGCAGCCGAATGACGTGATCGTCGACGATTACGTGTTCGAGCTCGAACCGAATTTCACGCCAGGCGACTACACGGTGTTCTTCGGCTTCTTCAGCGGCGACAGCCGTTTCAAGGTCTCCCGGGGTCAGCATCACGAAAACCGCGTCATCGCCGGCGCCCTGCGCGTGCGCTGA
- the der gene encoding ribosome biogenesis GTPase Der yields the protein MMKRQQSEQEPEEQPQGDAVRGAPAPLPIVAIVGRPNVGKSTLFNRLVGKKTAIVHDEPGVTRDRHYADVLSRGRKFTLVDTGGFDPESEDPMRQGIKRQIDVAISEADVIVCVLDASVSPTPADHAELDLLRRAGKPVVFCANKADSPRSELDASDLYRLGIERLIPLSALHGRRVDELEEAISRALPPAPPVPAADAPVDEAIRVAIIGRPNAGKSSLVNRLVGEERFLVDARPGTTVDAIDARLTHDGRDFLLIDTAGIRRKAKVTKEDSVVEAVSVLHAIRAMERAEVVVLLCDAAEGVAEQDAKILGLAVERGCAVIIGLNKIDLIDKKTLAKAEENARDKLAFVPWAPVTAVSAKSGRGVDKLLGLVTRVAEAYRKRVGTGELNRFFEQVLEHRPPPTSGGRAPRLYYITQAETSPPLFVVMASDPEKIHFSYQRYVTNQLRKSFGYEGVPIRVKYKPRRRRTEMRGGGGGSEKT from the coding sequence ATGATGAAGCGCCAGCAGAGCGAACAAGAGCCCGAAGAGCAGCCGCAGGGCGACGCTGTGCGAGGTGCGCCCGCGCCCCTGCCCATCGTTGCGATCGTGGGCAGGCCCAACGTCGGCAAGAGCACCCTGTTCAACCGCCTCGTCGGCAAGAAGACCGCCATCGTGCACGACGAGCCGGGCGTGACGCGCGATCGCCACTACGCCGACGTCCTGTCGCGAGGCCGCAAGTTCACGCTCGTCGACACGGGCGGCTTCGATCCCGAGAGCGAAGATCCCATGCGGCAGGGCATCAAGCGCCAGATCGACGTCGCCATCTCCGAGGCCGACGTCATCGTGTGCGTGCTCGACGCGAGCGTGTCGCCGACGCCCGCGGATCATGCCGAGCTGGATCTGTTGCGCCGAGCCGGCAAGCCCGTCGTCTTCTGCGCGAACAAGGCCGACTCCCCGCGCTCCGAGCTCGACGCGAGCGATCTCTACAGGCTCGGCATCGAGCGGCTCATCCCGCTCTCGGCCCTGCACGGCCGCCGCGTCGACGAGCTCGAGGAGGCCATCTCCCGCGCGCTGCCCCCCGCGCCGCCCGTGCCCGCGGCGGATGCGCCCGTCGACGAGGCCATCCGCGTGGCCATCATCGGCCGGCCGAACGCGGGCAAGTCGTCGCTCGTCAACCGCCTGGTGGGCGAGGAGCGGTTCCTCGTCGACGCGCGCCCCGGCACCACCGTCGACGCGATCGACGCGCGCCTCACCCACGACGGTCGCGACTTTCTGCTCATCGACACGGCCGGCATCCGGCGCAAGGCCAAGGTCACGAAGGAGGACAGCGTCGTCGAGGCCGTGAGCGTGCTGCACGCGATCCGGGCCATGGAGCGCGCCGAGGTCGTGGTCCTTCTTTGCGACGCCGCCGAGGGCGTGGCCGAGCAGGACGCGAAGATCCTGGGCCTCGCGGTCGAGCGCGGGTGCGCGGTGATCATCGGGCTGAACAAGATCGATCTCATCGACAAGAAGACCCTCGCCAAGGCCGAGGAGAACGCGCGCGACAAGCTCGCGTTCGTGCCCTGGGCGCCGGTCACCGCCGTCAGCGCCAAGAGCGGGCGCGGCGTGGACAAGCTGCTCGGGCTCGTCACGCGCGTGGCCGAGGCGTATCGCAAGCGCGTCGGCACCGGCGAGCTCAACCGCTTCTTCGAGCAGGTCCTCGAGCACCGCCCGCCCCCGACGAGCGGCGGTCGCGCGCCGCGCCTCTACTACATCACCCAGGCCGAGACCTCGCCGCCGCTCTTCGTGGTCATGGCGAGCGATCCCGAGAAGATCCACTTCAGCTACCAGCGCTACGTGACCAACCAGCTCCGCAAGTCCTTCGGCTACGAGGGCGTGCCCATCCGCGTGAAGTACAAGCCGCGGCGGCGGCGCACCGAGATGCGCGGCGGTGGCGGCGGCAGCGAGAAGACCTAG
- the era gene encoding GTPase Era, whose translation MKSRRSEPRAGRPGASRSTERSTPTGGPDRGKDERGKGRAGGATRDARPGRDKGEGRAEARGDDRKQKPGEARAEERRGARKPGEGRGRKPERGAPAAKGPRDARGGGGASGRGEGARGRDRARPPQQGQRQKPRPKARPAAPEAQGPQRSGTVALIGRPNVGKSTLLNAALEQPLAIVSPTPQTTRDALLGVVHHGNAEIALLDTPGLHRPRTQLGRVMNEAARDAARRADVVLFVTDLPQRTEPKKIEEKPRLRPLTPHPGDLSLLADLGTDAPVVLVVNKVDRVRDKAQMLPLLEALGKVRPFAAVVPISALREDGVTRVLDEVAPLLPEGPFRYEKDEFTDRPTRFFAAEYVREQILRATKDEVPHAVAVTIDRFVEPSAQGRAVHIDATIHVERPGQKRILIGAAGEMMKRIGTAARQRIEELVGQQVVLKLWVRVTPDWRESVPRLEELGYSKQRGNKGAEEAGEYVILATLDEEGAQAEEDDDELDGEDEAEADDLDDEDEDEDEGAEGDEDLDDEEEQPDEDGEEQ comes from the coding sequence GTGAAGAGCCGGAGATCCGAACCGCGCGCGGGCCGTCCAGGCGCCTCGCGTTCGACCGAGCGGTCCACGCCCACAGGCGGCCCCGACCGTGGCAAAGACGAACGGGGCAAGGGCCGCGCAGGGGGCGCGACGCGCGACGCGCGCCCGGGGCGCGACAAGGGCGAAGGCCGCGCCGAGGCGCGCGGAGACGATCGCAAGCAAAAGCCCGGCGAAGCCCGCGCCGAGGAGCGCAGAGGCGCGCGCAAGCCCGGCGAGGGCCGCGGTCGCAAGCCCGAGCGTGGGGCGCCGGCCGCCAAGGGGCCGCGGGACGCGCGTGGCGGGGGCGGCGCATCGGGCCGTGGGGAGGGCGCGCGCGGTCGGGACAGGGCCAGGCCGCCGCAGCAAGGGCAGAGGCAAAAGCCGCGACCGAAGGCGCGGCCCGCCGCGCCGGAGGCACAGGGGCCGCAGAGGAGCGGCACCGTCGCGCTGATCGGGCGGCCGAACGTGGGCAAGTCGACGCTGCTCAACGCCGCGCTCGAGCAGCCGCTCGCGATCGTGTCCCCCACGCCGCAGACCACGCGCGACGCGCTCCTCGGCGTCGTTCACCACGGCAACGCCGAGATCGCGCTGCTCGACACGCCAGGCCTCCACCGGCCGCGCACGCAGCTCGGACGCGTGATGAACGAGGCCGCGCGCGACGCTGCCCGCCGGGCGGACGTGGTCCTGTTCGTCACCGATCTGCCGCAGCGCACCGAGCCCAAGAAGATCGAGGAGAAACCCCGGCTGCGCCCGCTCACCCCGCACCCGGGCGATCTCAGCTTGCTCGCCGATCTCGGCACCGACGCGCCCGTCGTGCTCGTGGTGAACAAGGTCGATCGGGTGCGCGACAAGGCGCAGATGCTGCCGCTGCTCGAGGCGCTCGGCAAAGTGCGCCCGTTCGCGGCGGTGGTGCCGATCTCGGCGCTGCGCGAGGACGGCGTCACGCGCGTGCTCGACGAGGTCGCGCCCCTGCTCCCCGAGGGCCCGTTCCGCTACGAAAAGGACGAGTTCACCGATCGCCCGACGCGCTTCTTCGCGGCCGAGTACGTGCGCGAGCAGATCCTGCGGGCCACGAAGGACGAGGTCCCCCACGCCGTGGCCGTCACGATCGACCGCTTCGTCGAGCCGAGCGCGCAGGGTCGCGCGGTGCACATCGACGCAACGATCCACGTCGAGCGGCCGGGCCAGAAGCGCATCCTCATCGGCGCCGCGGGCGAGATGATGAAGCGGATCGGCACCGCCGCGCGCCAGCGCATCGAGGAGCTGGTCGGGCAGCAGGTGGTCTTGAAGCTGTGGGTCCGCGTGACGCCCGACTGGCGCGAATCCGTCCCGCGCCTCGAGGAGCTGGGCTACAGCAAGCAGCGCGGCAACAAGGGCGCCGAGGAGGCGGGCGAGTACGTCATCCTCGCGACCCTCGACGAAGAAGGCGCGCAGGCCGAAGAAGACGACGACGAACTCGACGGCGAGGACGAGGCGGAAGCCGACGACCTCGACGATGAAGACGAAGACGAAGACGAAGGCGCCGAGGGCGACGAAGACCTCGACGACGAAGAAGAGCAGCCCGACGAAGACGGCGAGGAGCAATGA
- a CDS encoding RNA polymerase sigma factor has translation MAPISREEVTDEVLMMRFQGGDRAAFAGLVRRHKTNVYNFILRQVRLPQVAEDLVQDVFVKIVQNAADFKHEARFSTWAYAIARNVCIDHLRKAALRRHPSLDQAQGGEKGEEGPTLGERTADARPEASVERVAIGAELGQRITLAVERLPAEQREVFLLREIGHVPFKDIAEITGVPENTVKSRMRYALERLQEALSEYEDYARALR, from the coding sequence ATGGCGCCCATCTCTCGCGAGGAGGTGACCGACGAGGTCCTGATGATGCGCTTCCAGGGCGGCGATCGCGCAGCTTTCGCCGGCCTCGTGCGCCGCCACAAGACGAACGTCTACAACTTCATCCTGCGCCAGGTGCGCCTTCCGCAGGTGGCTGAAGACCTCGTCCAGGACGTGTTCGTCAAGATCGTGCAGAACGCCGCGGACTTCAAGCACGAGGCCCGGTTCTCGACGTGGGCGTACGCCATCGCGCGCAACGTCTGCATCGATCACCTGCGCAAGGCCGCGCTCCGCCGCCACCCGTCGCTCGATCAAGCACAGGGCGGCGAAAAGGGCGAAGAGGGTCCGACCCTCGGCGAGCGCACCGCCGACGCGCGCCCCGAGGCCTCGGTCGAGCGGGTCGCCATCGGGGCCGAGCTCGGGCAGCGCATCACCCTCGCGGTCGAGCGGCTGCCCGCAGAGCAGCGGGAGGTCTTCCTCCTGCGCGAGATCGGCCATGTCCCCTTCAAGGACATCGCGGAGATCACCGGCGTGCCTGAAAACACGGTCAAAAGCCGGATGCGCTATGCCCTCGAGCGTCTCCAGGAGGCGCTCTCCGAGTACGAGGATTACGCTCGAGCCCTGCGGTAG
- a CDS encoding PilZ domain-containing protein gives MGDRRRGNAGQKAEGVSDEETPASARSAESTTPGGATSRYERRSSERYEVTWSVDCQTEDTFLYAAITNISELGIFVHTIEPLPIGTQLTLRFAPPDSREAFIVQGMGIRFVDLTPEDRERLVDTVRTIAYLRGGFEPVN, from the coding sequence ATGGGTGACCGGCGCAGGGGCAACGCGGGGCAAAAGGCCGAGGGGGTCTCGGACGAAGAGACGCCCGCGTCGGCCCGCTCCGCCGAGTCCACGACGCCGGGCGGCGCGACGAGCCGCTACGAGCGACGTTCGTCGGAGCGATACGAAGTGACCTGGTCCGTCGACTGCCAGACCGAGGATACGTTCCTCTACGCCGCCATCACGAACATCTCCGAGCTCGGGATCTTCGTGCACACCATCGAGCCGCTGCCCATCGGCACGCAGCTCACGCTGCGGTTTGCCCCGCCCGACAGCCGCGAGGCGTTCATCGTGCAGGGCATGGGCATCCGCTTCGTCGACCTGACACCCGAAGATCGCGAGCGCCTCGTCGATACGGTGCGAACCATCGCGTACCTGCGGGGCGGGTTCGAGCCCGTGAACTAG